A genomic region of Cannabis sativa cultivar Pink pepper isolate KNU-18-1 chromosome 1, ASM2916894v1, whole genome shotgun sequence contains the following coding sequences:
- the LOC115706245 gene encoding protein FATTY ACID EXPORT 3, chloroplastic isoform X1 encodes MSSTMESLSLLNPSCNTGSWLSLKKAAPMALRSSPSSLCFDPLGRAHSCRLFAAPTRGLASASISLHRKGSSTRQLVVFAASHEDSKHSEIEVENEKDNIKLGADESQEAWREALASFKEQALKIQSVSQEAYEVYSKKALVILKETSEQLKIQADKAKDDLSEIVKEISEDGKDYLSTAAEQSPEVKEIVETFTSSTDDLSDISKIHDFRVGIPYGLVLSIGGFLGFMVTGSTAAIRFGVILGGSLLALSVISLRSHNKGKQSSLALKGQLVIASILFLREVRLLAQRPSIISVLTAFISGAVGAFYVYRISQDGKQERGSDLGKKAES; translated from the exons ATGAGTTCGACGATGGAATCACTTTCGCTATTAAACCCTAGCTGTAACACCGGTTCTTGGCTCTCTTTGAAGAAAGCGGCTCCAATGGCTTTGCGTTCCTCGCCGTCTTCTTTGTGTTTCGATCCACTTGGAAGAGCTCACAGTTGCCGACTGTTTGCTGCACCAACCAGAGGACTAGCCTCTGCTTCAATTTCACTACATCGAAAAGGTTCCTCGACTCGACAGCTGGTTGTCTTTGCCGCTTCGCACGAGGATTCT AAGCATTCGGAAATTGAAGTGGAGAACGAAAAGGATAATATAAAACTGGGAGCTGACGAATCTCAGGAAGCTTGGAGAGAGGCATTAGCTTCCTTTAAAGAACAAGCTTTAAAGATTCAGAGTGTATCTCAGGAAGCATACGAGGTATACTCTAAGAAAGCGTTGGTTATTCTGAAAGAAACATCAGAACAGTTGAAGATACAAGCTGataaagcaaaggatgatttgagtgagatcgtaaaagaaattagtGAAGATGGCAAAGACTATCTTTCAACAGCTGCAGAACAATCTCCTGAAGTTAAGGAAATTGTGGAAACGTTCACTTCATCAACTGATGATCTGAGTGACATTTCGAAAATCCACGACTTCCGAGTTGGGATACCGTATG GTTTAGTTCTTTCTATTGGTGGCTTTCTCGGCTTCATGGTAACGGGAAGTACAGCCGCCATTAGGTTTGGTGTTATTCTCGGTGGTTCTCTTCTGGCTTTAAGCGTAATTAGTTTAAGATCACATAACAAAGGAAAACAATCTTCTTTAGCTCTTAAAGGGCAACTGG TTATTGCAAGTATACTTTTCCTGAGGGAGGTACGCTTGCTAGCACAG AGACCATCAATTATCAGTGTTTTAACGGCATTTATCAG CGGAGCAGTGGGGGCATTCTATGTATATAGGATTTCACAAGATGGAAAACAGGAACGAGGGTCAGACTTGGGAAAGAAGGCCGAGAGTTAG
- the LOC115706245 gene encoding protein FATTY ACID EXPORT 3, chloroplastic isoform X2 gives MSSTMESLSLLNPSCNTGSWLSLKKAAPMALRSSPSSLCFDPLGRAHSCRLFAAPTRGLASASISLHRKGSSTRQLVVFAASHEDSHSEIEVENEKDNIKLGADESQEAWREALASFKEQALKIQSVSQEAYEVYSKKALVILKETSEQLKIQADKAKDDLSEIVKEISEDGKDYLSTAAEQSPEVKEIVETFTSSTDDLSDISKIHDFRVGIPYGLVLSIGGFLGFMVTGSTAAIRFGVILGGSLLALSVISLRSHNKGKQSSLALKGQLVIASILFLREVRLLAQRPSIISVLTAFISGAVGAFYVYRISQDGKQERGSDLGKKAES, from the exons ATGAGTTCGACGATGGAATCACTTTCGCTATTAAACCCTAGCTGTAACACCGGTTCTTGGCTCTCTTTGAAGAAAGCGGCTCCAATGGCTTTGCGTTCCTCGCCGTCTTCTTTGTGTTTCGATCCACTTGGAAGAGCTCACAGTTGCCGACTGTTTGCTGCACCAACCAGAGGACTAGCCTCTGCTTCAATTTCACTACATCGAAAAGGTTCCTCGACTCGACAGCTGGTTGTCTTTGCCGCTTCGCACGAGGATTCT CATTCGGAAATTGAAGTGGAGAACGAAAAGGATAATATAAAACTGGGAGCTGACGAATCTCAGGAAGCTTGGAGAGAGGCATTAGCTTCCTTTAAAGAACAAGCTTTAAAGATTCAGAGTGTATCTCAGGAAGCATACGAGGTATACTCTAAGAAAGCGTTGGTTATTCTGAAAGAAACATCAGAACAGTTGAAGATACAAGCTGataaagcaaaggatgatttgagtgagatcgtaaaagaaattagtGAAGATGGCAAAGACTATCTTTCAACAGCTGCAGAACAATCTCCTGAAGTTAAGGAAATTGTGGAAACGTTCACTTCATCAACTGATGATCTGAGTGACATTTCGAAAATCCACGACTTCCGAGTTGGGATACCGTATG GTTTAGTTCTTTCTATTGGTGGCTTTCTCGGCTTCATGGTAACGGGAAGTACAGCCGCCATTAGGTTTGGTGTTATTCTCGGTGGTTCTCTTCTGGCTTTAAGCGTAATTAGTTTAAGATCACATAACAAAGGAAAACAATCTTCTTTAGCTCTTAAAGGGCAACTGG TTATTGCAAGTATACTTTTCCTGAGGGAGGTACGCTTGCTAGCACAG AGACCATCAATTATCAGTGTTTTAACGGCATTTATCAG CGGAGCAGTGGGGGCATTCTATGTATATAGGATTTCACAAGATGGAAAACAGGAACGAGGGTCAGACTTGGGAAAGAAGGCCGAGAGTTAG